One genomic segment of Terrihabitans soli includes these proteins:
- a CDS encoding DUF983 domain-containing protein, with amino-acid sequence MTDNDHPLPPPVLTGLRGLCPRCGRGHLFKGYLTVPPACEVCGLDFSFADAGDGPAVFVILIAGFLVLGFALWLEFTFSPPLWVHVAISLPVLIIVCGGLLRVLKGILICLQYAHDASEGRLDR; translated from the coding sequence ATGACCGATAACGATCATCCTCTTCCGCCGCCGGTTCTGACGGGCCTTCGCGGCCTGTGCCCGCGCTGCGGCCGCGGACATTTGTTCAAGGGCTATCTCACAGTGCCGCCGGCCTGCGAAGTCTGCGGGCTCGATTTTTCCTTCGCCGATGCGGGCGACGGTCCGGCCGTCTTCGTCATTCTGATCGCAGGCTTTCTCGTGCTCGGCTTTGCGCTGTGGCTGGAATTCACCTTCAGCCCACCGCTTTGGGTCCATGTCGCGATCTCATTGCCGGTTCTGATTATCGTCTGCGGTGGTCTGCTGCGCGTTCTGAAGGGTATTCTCATCTGCCTGCAATATGCGCATGACGCGTCCGAGGGCCGGCTCGACCGTTGA
- a CDS encoding M16 family metallopeptidase: MSVEISKLANGLTVATDTMPGIGTAAVSVSFGAGSRSETDSEHGLAHLLEHMAFKGTSRRSAQRIVEEMEDVGGDLNAATSVEQTSYDARVLEKDVPLALDLLSDILTDPLLLDEELKREKGVIIQEIGAIEDAPDDLVYDLAHEIAFAGQSVGRPILGTPKSVKALDKAAITGFLGRHYRAGAGVVSVAGAADHKAIVRLAEDHLGGLASGEGPKAPQAVWTGGEKRVQKNLEQAHLVLTFPGRALGDEDTIALQIFSNLLGGGMSSRLFQEIREKRGLVYSIQSFHWAFSDCGLFGVYAGTGGEDVAELTPVMLDEIAGAARTANETEVLRAKAQLRMALELSREQPGSRAERLSRQILVLGRPVSSEEVLTRLEAVTVEDVRRVGLEAISAAPALAALGPVRGLPPLERINERLGSARVAA; the protein is encoded by the coding sequence GTGAGCGTCGAGATTTCGAAACTTGCCAACGGTCTCACGGTCGCGACCGATACGATGCCCGGCATCGGCACGGCGGCGGTCAGCGTTTCCTTCGGCGCGGGTTCCCGCAGCGAAACCGACAGCGAACACGGGCTTGCCCATCTTCTCGAACATATGGCGTTCAAGGGCACGAGCCGCCGCAGCGCCCAGCGTATCGTCGAGGAAATGGAAGATGTCGGAGGCGATCTGAACGCTGCCACGAGCGTCGAACAGACAAGCTATGACGCGCGCGTCCTCGAAAAGGATGTGCCGCTGGCGCTCGATCTTCTCTCCGACATTCTGACCGATCCGCTGCTGCTTGATGAAGAGCTGAAGCGCGAGAAGGGCGTCATCATCCAGGAGATCGGCGCGATCGAAGATGCGCCGGATGACCTCGTCTACGATCTCGCGCATGAAATCGCGTTCGCCGGCCAGTCGGTCGGACGGCCCATTCTCGGCACACCGAAATCGGTGAAAGCGCTCGACAAAGCGGCGATCACCGGCTTTCTCGGCCGTCATTACCGCGCGGGCGCCGGCGTCGTCAGCGTGGCCGGCGCTGCCGATCACAAGGCCATCGTTCGGCTTGCGGAAGATCATCTGGGCGGGCTCGCTTCGGGAGAAGGCCCCAAAGCACCGCAGGCGGTGTGGACCGGCGGCGAGAAGCGCGTGCAGAAAAATCTCGAACAGGCGCATCTCGTACTGACATTTCCGGGGCGCGCGCTCGGCGATGAAGATACGATCGCGCTGCAGATTTTCTCGAACCTTCTCGGCGGCGGCATGTCCTCGCGCCTCTTCCAGGAAATCCGCGAGAAGCGCGGCCTCGTCTATTCCATCCAGAGTTTCCACTGGGCGTTTTCCGATTGCGGTCTGTTCGGCGTCTATGCCGGCACGGGCGGCGAGGATGTCGCCGAGCTCACGCCAGTGATGCTCGACGAGATTGCGGGCGCGGCGCGCACCGCAAATGAGACCGAAGTTCTGCGCGCCAAGGCGCAGCTGCGCATGGCGCTGGAGCTGTCGCGCGAACAGCCGGGCTCGCGCGCGGAGCGTCTTTCCCGCCAGATCCTTGTTCTCGGCCGGCCGGTATCGTCCGAAGAAGTGCTGACGCGCCTCGAAGCCGTGACGGTGGAAGATGTGCGCCGCGTCGGCCTTGAAGCGATCTCGGCCGCACCTGCGCTTGCGGCGCTCGGTCCGGTGCGCGGCCTTCCACCGCTCGAGCGCATCAATGAGCGCCTCGGCAGCGCACGGGTTGCGGCCTGA
- the thrC gene encoding threonine synthase, producing MSYVSTRGEAPSLGFADVLLAGLARDGGLYVPAEWPNLSAEAIKGFAGKSYAEVAEAVIKPFVGSAFGAGELRDMIEGAYSTFRHPAVTPLVQTGANTFILELFHGPTLAFKDVAMQLLARFMDRALAQRGERATIVAATSGDTGGAAAEAFRACSRVDVMILFPHGRVSDVQRRQMTTVDSPNVHAVAVEGNFDDCQALVKAMFNDHAFRDRQRLAAVNSINWARIVAQIVYYFTAAVSLGAPHRPVSFTVPTGNFGDVFAGYVAKRMGLPVERLIVATNQNDILARTIETGRYEVKGVHPTTSPSMDIQVSSNFERLLFEAEGRDASAVRRHMASLAQSGAFTVPGTAMAQIRGEFDAGRASEDETVAIMKRLRKEAGYVLDPHTAVAYAVGAAQSGDPSVPQIVLGTAHPAKFPDAVKAATGEHPALPLHVADILERKERVTVVPNDLAAIQAFVAGNTRAAREVA from the coding sequence CTGTCTTACGTCTCGACGCGGGGTGAGGCCCCGTCTCTCGGATTTGCCGATGTTCTGCTCGCCGGGCTTGCCCGCGACGGGGGTCTTTATGTGCCCGCCGAATGGCCGAACCTGTCGGCCGAGGCCATTAAGGGCTTTGCCGGGAAATCCTATGCGGAGGTTGCCGAGGCGGTGATCAAGCCGTTCGTCGGCTCGGCCTTCGGCGCGGGCGAGCTCCGCGACATGATCGAGGGCGCCTATTCGACCTTCCGCCATCCCGCGGTGACCCCGCTGGTTCAGACCGGGGCGAACACCTTCATCCTCGAGCTCTTCCACGGGCCGACGCTCGCCTTCAAGGATGTGGCGATGCAGCTTCTGGCGCGGTTCATGGATCGCGCTCTGGCGCAGCGCGGCGAACGCGCGACCATCGTCGCGGCGACCTCGGGCGATACCGGCGGCGCCGCGGCCGAAGCCTTCCGCGCCTGCTCGCGCGTCGATGTCATGATCCTCTTCCCGCATGGCCGCGTTTCGGATGTGCAGCGCCGCCAGATGACGACGGTCGATAGCCCGAATGTTCACGCTGTTGCGGTCGAGGGCAATTTTGACGACTGCCAGGCGCTGGTGAAGGCAATGTTCAACGATCACGCCTTCCGCGACCGTCAGAGATTGGCTGCAGTCAATTCGATCAACTGGGCGCGCATCGTCGCGCAGATCGTCTACTACTTCACCGCCGCCGTCTCGCTCGGCGCGCCGCATCGTCCCGTGAGCTTCACCGTGCCGACCGGCAATTTCGGCGATGTGTTTGCGGGTTATGTCGCAAAGCGCATGGGCCTTCCGGTCGAGCGTCTCATCGTTGCGACCAATCAGAACGATATTCTCGCGCGCACCATCGAGACGGGGCGCTATGAGGTGAAGGGCGTTCATCCGACGACCTCGCCCAGCATGGACATTCAGGTTTCGTCGAATTTCGAACGTCTGCTGTTCGAAGCCGAAGGCCGCGATGCATCGGCGGTGCGCCGCCATATGGCCTCGCTCGCCCAATCGGGTGCGTTCACCGTGCCCGGCACGGCGATGGCGCAGATCCGCGGCGAGTTCGATGCCGGCAGAGCCAGCGAAGACGAGACCGTTGCGATCATGAAACGTCTGCGCAAAGAGGCGGGCTATGTGCTCGACCCGCACACAGCCGTTGCTTATGCCGTCGGCGCGGCGCAGTCCGGCGATCCGTCGGTGCCGCAGATTGTTCTCGGCACCGCGCATCCGGCAAAATTCCCCGACGCGGTGAAAGCGGCGACGGGCGAGCATCCGGCGCTGCCGCTGCATGTCGCCGATATTCTCGAGCGCAAGGAACGCGTCACCGTGGTTCCGAACGATCTTGCCGCCATTCAGGCTTTCGTTGCCGGCAATACCCGTGCGGCGAGGGAGGTGGCGTGA
- a CDS encoding SURF1 family protein, which translates to MRSRSLFLPGFLTLLALIVLIGLGTWQMQRLHWKEDLLQRVTARIAAPAVPLPPAGWPTLDLKEWEYRPVEVSGTFRHDLETRVYVLLTEPRGPLSGPGYFILTPLETGEGRVLINRGFVPLETASFPRLEGLTVVKGLLRGPEDRNMFTPADESSERLFYARDPAPIATALGIPLAPFTIDAVETLPGGLPQAGETRVNFPNRHLEYALTWYGLAGALLAVFAAFAWSRMRRR; encoded by the coding sequence ATGCGCTCGCGCTCGCTTTTTCTGCCCGGATTTCTGACGCTTCTTGCCCTTATCGTGCTGATCGGGCTCGGCACATGGCAGATGCAGCGCCTGCACTGGAAAGAAGATCTCCTCCAGCGCGTCACTGCGCGGATCGCGGCGCCCGCCGTGCCGCTACCACCCGCCGGCTGGCCGACCCTCGATCTCAAGGAATGGGAATACCGGCCGGTCGAAGTCTCCGGCACGTTCCGCCACGATCTCGAAACTCGGGTCTATGTGCTGCTGACGGAACCTAGGGGTCCGCTGTCGGGTCCCGGCTATTTCATCCTGACGCCGCTTGAGACCGGCGAGGGAAGGGTCCTCATCAACCGGGGCTTCGTGCCCCTCGAGACCGCAAGCTTCCCCCGGCTGGAAGGACTGACCGTGGTGAAGGGCCTCCTGCGGGGCCCCGAGGACCGAAACATGTTCACCCCGGCGGACGAGTCCTCCGAGCGGCTGTTCTACGCCCGGGACCCGGCCCCCATCGCCACGGCTCTGGGCATCCCCTTGGCGCCGTTCACCATCGACGCTGTGGAGACCCTGCCGGGGGGGCTTCCCCAGGCGGGGGAAACGCGGGTCAATTTCCCCAACCGGCATCTGGAATATGCCCTGACTTGGTATGGGCTTGCGGGGGCTTTGCTGGCGGTTTTCGCGGCCTTTGCCTGGTCCCGGATGCGCCGCCGCTAG
- a CDS encoding cytochrome c oxidase assembly protein, which translates to MSEQTKNHRIVAAACGVFVLSMLGAAYAAVPLYDMFCRMTGFGGTPQIASSAPEKITDRKIRVRFDANTAAGLGWEFRPVQREIEVKIGETALAFYRAKNTTPHDQWGSATYNVTPEVTGAYFNKMHCFCFEKQHLKAGEEMDMPVQFFIDPSMVDDKTLNGVQTITLSYTFFAAEPPAQTAGAPAAPKL; encoded by the coding sequence ATGAGCGAGCAGACTAAAAATCATCGCATCGTCGCCGCGGCCTGCGGCGTCTTCGTGCTGTCCATGCTGGGCGCAGCTTACGCGGCCGTACCTCTCTACGACATGTTCTGCCGTATGACCGGTTTCGGCGGCACGCCGCAGATCGCATCCAGCGCGCCCGAAAAGATCACCGACCGCAAGATTCGCGTCCGCTTCGACGCCAATACCGCCGCCGGCCTCGGCTGGGAGTTTCGACCGGTGCAGCGCGAGATCGAAGTGAAGATCGGCGAGACGGCTCTGGCCTTCTACCGCGCGAAGAATACGACGCCGCACGATCAGTGGGGCTCGGCGACCTACAATGTGACGCCGGAAGTCACGGGTGCCTATTTCAACAAGATGCACTGCTTCTGCTTCGAGAAGCAGCATCTGAAGGCCGGCGAGGAGATGGACATGCCCGTCCAGTTCTTCATCGACCCTTCCATGGTCGACGACAAGACGCTGAACGGGGTTCAGACGATCACCTTGTCCTACACATTCTTCGCGGCTGAGCCGCCGGCACAGACCGCCGGTGCGCCCGCTGCGCCGAAACTCTGA
- a CDS encoding heme o synthase, translating to MSFAHDQLPLATGFEEPSRAEVRDFVTLLKPRVMSLVVFTALVGIVLAPGDLHPALAAISLFCIAIGAGASGALNMWWDADIDAVMTRTRGRPVPAGRMQPGEALAFGLFLSGFSVGTLYLAANWQAAALLAFTIFFYVVIYSMWLKRSTAQNIVIGGAAGAFPPMVGWAVVTGSVSIESITLFLIIFFWTPPHFWALALVKSDDYAKAGVPMLPVVAGPDETRRQILIYSLILVPLGLAPFFLGFGGLVYGAAALLMGAMFLILAVRVFRVREGKDAPKAAKELFAFSILYLFVLFAALLGEALFAAGV from the coding sequence ATGAGTTTCGCGCACGACCAACTGCCGCTTGCGACAGGCTTTGAAGAGCCGAGCCGGGCCGAGGTGCGCGATTTCGTGACGCTCCTGAAGCCGCGCGTCATGTCGCTCGTCGTCTTCACCGCGCTTGTCGGCATTGTGCTGGCGCCCGGCGATCTTCACCCGGCGCTCGCGGCGATCTCGCTGTTCTGCATCGCTATCGGCGCCGGCGCTTCCGGCGCGCTGAACATGTGGTGGGATGCCGATATCGATGCGGTGATGACGCGCACGCGCGGCCGTCCGGTTCCGGCGGGCCGCATGCAGCCCGGCGAGGCGCTGGCTTTCGGTCTGTTCCTGTCGGGTTTTTCGGTCGGCACGCTTTATCTGGCCGCCAACTGGCAGGCCGCGGCTTTGCTCGCCTTCACCATCTTCTTCTATGTCGTCATCTATTCGATGTGGCTGAAGCGCTCGACGGCGCAGAACATCGTTATCGGCGGCGCTGCCGGCGCATTTCCGCCTATGGTCGGCTGGGCGGTCGTGACGGGTTCGGTCAGCATTGAATCGATCACGCTGTTCCTCATCATCTTCTTCTGGACGCCGCCGCATTTCTGGGCGCTCGCGCTCGTCAAATCCGACGATTACGCAAAGGCCGGCGTGCCGATGCTGCCGGTGGTTGCCGGCCCGGACGAAACCCGCCGCCAGATCCTCATCTATTCGCTGATCCTTGTGCCGCTCGGTCTTGCGCCGTTCTTCCTCGGCTTCGGCGGACTGGTGTATGGCGCGGCCGCGCTTCTGATGGGAGCGATGTTCCTCATCCTCGCCGTCCGCGTCTTCCGCGTGCGCGAAGGCAAGGACGCGCCGAAAGCGGCCAAAGAACTCTTTGCCTTCTCGATCCTTTATCTCTTCGTTCTCTTTGCTGCGCTTCTTGGCGAAGCGCTCTTTGCGGCAGGGGTCTGA
- a CDS encoding cytochrome c oxidase subunit 3, translating into MADAHAKHHDYHLVDPSPWPVLGAVGAFVMAIGAVFYMHNRESPYRWVGLLLGLAVVLYVMFMWWRDVRTEASTGYHTRVVQIHHRYGMMLFIASEVMFFVAWFWAYFDVALFPNDAIQFARVEATGGQWPPASIATFDPWHLPLLNTLILLTSGTTVTWAHHAIIEGDRQGAKQALWLTVALGLLFTACQAFEYSHAAFNFSGSIYGATFFMATGFHGFHVIVGTIFLFVCLMRLYKGDFTPQQHFGFEAAAWYWHFVDVVWLFLFAAIYVWGYGGPVAGAAH; encoded by the coding sequence ATGGCTGACGCGCACGCCAAACATCACGATTATCACCTGGTCGATCCCAGCCCGTGGCCGGTGCTGGGTGCGGTCGGCGCCTTCGTCATGGCGATCGGTGCGGTCTTCTACATGCACAATCGCGAAAGCCCATATCGCTGGGTCGGCCTTCTGCTCGGCCTCGCCGTCGTGCTCTATGTGATGTTCATGTGGTGGCGCGATGTGCGCACCGAAGCCTCGACCGGCTATCACACCCGCGTCGTGCAGATTCATCACCGCTACGGCATGATGCTGTTCATCGCTTCCGAAGTGATGTTCTTCGTCGCCTGGTTCTGGGCCTATTTCGACGTCGCTCTCTTCCCGAATGATGCGATTCAGTTCGCGCGCGTGGAAGCGACGGGCGGCCAGTGGCCGCCGGCGTCGATCGCGACCTTCGATCCCTGGCACCTGCCGCTGCTCAACACGCTGATCCTTCTGACCTCGGGCACGACGGTCACCTGGGCGCATCACGCGATCATCGAAGGCGACCGCCAGGGCGCCAAGCAGGCGCTGTGGCTCACAGTTGCTCTGGGCCTGCTGTTCACCGCCTGCCAGGCTTTCGAATATAGCCACGCTGCGTTCAACTTCTCGGGCAGCATTTACGGCGCGACCTTCTTCATGGCGACCGGCTTCCACGGCTTCCATGTCATCGTCGGCACGATCTTCCTGTTCGTGTGCCTGATGCGTCTTTACAAGGGCGATTTCACGCCGCAGCAGCATTTCGGCTTCGAAGCGGCTGCCTGGTACTGGCACTTCGTCGACGTGGTCTGGCTGTTCCTGTTCGCAGCGATCTATGTCTGGGGCTATGGCGGCCCGGTCGCCGGAGCGGCTCACTAA